In Phaenicophaeus curvirostris isolate KB17595 unplaced genomic scaffold, BPBGC_Pcur_1.0 scaffold_510, whole genome shotgun sequence, the genomic window AGCAGGGGCCTGCTCTCGCTGCTGAGGGGCTTGCGGAAGGCCTGGCGGAGCAGGACGCGCAGCGTGGAGCTGGGGGGCAGCcaggagcggggctggggggccggggggggcgaCACCAGCAGCGGGTGGTACTTGACGCGCCTGCAGATTGaggaaggtggggggggggggagacaAGAGGGTGAGCGCTGGGCTGtggtgacccccccccccaaccccaaagaGGCCCCCCAAcctctccctccagccccatggtgcccccccaatcccagtgtGACCCCCTCCAACAACCCCATGGTGCCCCCCCCATCCATGccatctcccctccccagccccacggtgCTCCCCTCAATTCCATGatgccccccccaaccccatcatctccccccaaccccactgcgacccctcccagccccaaagAGGCCTCCCAACCATGTCATCTCCCCCCTAGCCCCACTGTGACCCCCCCATCCAGCCCCACGATGCCCCCCTCAACCTCACCatctgcccccagccccacgctgCTCCCCTCAACCCCACTGTGAgcgccccccccagccccatgctGGCCCCCCAACTTTGTCatctcccccccagccccacagtgccctccaaacccctcccccaatctccccccagccccctggtGCCCCCCCCACCCATGCCATCTCcccccagctccatctcctcccacccccccagccccatggtgtcctccaacccccctccccaatCTCCCCTGAGCCCCACAGCGCCCCCCTCAATCATGCCatctccccccccccagccccacggtgccccccccccccagccccctggtgccccccagccccacctgtAGGTGAAGGCAGCGACCCCCAGGGCGGCGGCGATGAGCACCAGCCCCACGAGCAACGTGGTGCCCCCAACAGCCGGGTCGGTACCTGCGGGCAGAGGCACCTCAGCaccaccccccccagcacccccccacccccccccagcacccccctaCCTCCCCGTATacccccagccctgcacccaCCTCCCACGGTGACGCGGGTGCTGGCCACGGCCAGCCCGTTGCCGTTGGCCAAGGAGACGTTGAGGCAGTAGAGCCCCGACTGGTTGAAGTCCTGGCGCAGGACGAGCTGGCAGCCGGCGCCCGGTGCCACCGCCGAGCACGACTGCGACTGCGCCGTCTGGCACTCGGCGTCCGACACCACCGTGCACACCTCCTCGGGCAGGCTGCGGCCAACCGTCAGGCCCCCACGGCTCCCGTCCCAGCCCCACGTCCTCACCTCCACTCGCACGTCATCCCATCCTCTACTCCCCATCCCGTTCTCTCTATGCCTTTCTCTCCAGCCCAtccattccatcccatccccaggTCCTCACCTCCACTTACACGTCATCCTACCCCATCctatcctctccatcccatccccaggTCCTCACCACTCACAtgtcatcccatcccatcctctctATCCCATTCTCTCTatcccatcctctccatcccat contains:
- the LOC138735168 gene encoding melanocyte protein PMEL-like, whose translation is MGSRGWDDVRVEVRTWGWDGSRGGLTVGRSLPEEVCTVVSDAECQTAQSQSCSAVAPGAGCQLVLRQDFNQSGLYCLNVSLANGNGLAVASTRVTVGGTDPAVGGTTLLVGLVLIAAALGVAAFTYRRVKYHPLLVSPPPAPQPRSWLPPSSTLRVLLRQAFRKPLSSESRPLLPPPNTA